In the genome of Flammeovirga agarivorans, the window CTATTGCTTCTATAATATCCAACGTCCCAAACCAAGAGAAAAACTTCCTGTTGTTTTAAGCACTGAAGAAGTAAAAAGCATCTTCTTAAATATTCAAAACCTAAAACATAGAGCTATATTAATGACAATCTACTCTGCTGGATTAAGAATAGGAGAAGTTATCAATTTGGAGTTAAAAGACATAGACTCACAGCGTATGTTAATTAGGGTAGAAGGAGGAAAAGGCAATAAAGATAGAAATACACTACTTTCTAAAAAGAACTTAGAGATACTACGAGAATATTTTAAGCAATACAAACCGAAGAAATATCTTTTCGAAGGAGATAAAGGAGGGAAATATAGCAGAACGAGTATTCAGAGAATCTATAAACGAGCAATAAATAAATCCAGAATTATGAAGAAGGTTACAGTCCATACATTAAGACACAGCTTTGCCACACATCTATTAGAGAATGGGGTAGACTTAAGGTATATACAAACTCTTCTTGGACATAATTCTCCACAAACTACTCAAATATATACTCATGTGAGTACCAAGGTAGTTAGTGATATTAAAAGTCCATTGGATGACTTTTAAATATGTGTATGATGGGAGTTTAGTTTTTTGGACTAAGACCCATCAGGCATAAGATTGCATAAATGCAATAACACAATAACATAAAATATTACGATATTATGTAATATTGTTCTTACATAATGTTAGCTTGCATATGGCTTTATAACCAAAAAAATCTTCAATAGAATAAAAACCAAATGAATAGACAAAACTCTAAAAGCAAATTTGATTTAGTAAAAGATAATGATGAACAAATTTTATGGGAAAATAAACCTGAATTTATACCTTTTATATTAGTTGGTTTGTATCAGATTTTATCTGGATTGATTATTCCTGGAGTTATTTTGATTATTAATTATTTTGGGGACTTTGATAGAAATATGGATTCTGGTTATTGGTTTTTAATGGTTGTTTTTATTGCTCCAATAATTTCTGGTTTATATCAAATCTTCTATAACATATTCAATTACTCTAATACATCATTTGCTTTGACAAATAAAAGAGTAATGTTTAGTTCAGGATATTCTTTTGTTGATTTCAAGACAATAGATTTGGATAAAATTTTAGAATTAGAAACTAAAACTAATTTTATTGATAATATTTTTAAAGTTGGAACAATAAGATTTTTTAGTGGTAGGACGAAGAGTGATGAAGGTAATACAACAAAACTCTATGATGAATGGAGTTCTATAAAAGAAG includes:
- a CDS encoding PH domain-containing protein: MNRQNSKSKFDLVKDNDEQILWENKPEFIPFILVGLYQILSGLIIPGVILIINYFGDFDRNMDSGYWFLMVVFIAPIISGLYQIFYNIFNYSNTSFALTNKRVMFSSGYSFVDFKTIDLDKILELETKTNFIDNIFKVGTIRFFSGRTKSDEGNTTKLYDEWSSIKEVLSIYKMVKQVSSDFQDSNTSKLGTKPSNRQKDN